In one Planctomycetota bacterium genomic region, the following are encoded:
- a CDS encoding ACT domain-containing protein yields MRRNLRSDDERSLVRHELTLDLLPDRYAVCRTDREVGPSEIEGVLVAVVRSRSEAMPTTLICPDGSVPDDIEADYGWLVVRLVGIFGFGEIGVLASLIVPLAHADIPTLVVGSFETDYVLVKTDRPDHLRQVLQEAGHSFVDTT; encoded by the coding sequence ATGCGACGCAACCTGCGTTCGGATGACGAACGGTCGCTCGTTCGCCACGAGCTGACGCTTGATCTGCTGCCGGATCGATATGCGGTGTGCCGCACGGATCGCGAGGTCGGCCCGAGTGAAATCGAGGGCGTGCTCGTGGCCGTCGTGCGGTCACGTAGCGAGGCGATGCCGACGACGCTCATCTGCCCGGACGGCTCGGTCCCAGACGACATCGAGGCGGACTACGGCTGGCTGGTGGTGCGGCTTGTCGGCATCTTCGGATTCGGCGAGATTGGCGTGCTGGCGAGCCTGATCGTCCCGCTTGCCCACGCCGACATCCCGACCCTCGTCGTTGGCAGCTTCGAGACCGACTACGTCCTCGTGAAGACGGATCGCCCGGACCACCTTCGGCAGGTGCTCCAGGAAGCGGGGCACAGCTTCGTTGACACCACGTGA